The Ornithodoros turicata isolate Travis chromosome 7, ASM3712646v1, whole genome shotgun sequence genome includes a region encoding these proteins:
- the LOC135401628 gene encoding phosphatidylinositol 4-kinase alpha-like isoform X1 translates to MTALERDRNTFRANLFELTRCVALLRPTPWVKVAKLMASCPKEMARGVFRIDQRGQDAVIALGIYFMESGFQHKERIMPYFLKLMRGLLKAHFQEEVKYEAEERIPVRERFCFLLMTIFSDSAYHCPEACEEILNNQVDFLGALVRICVSAKSTDSPSAANTLNAKIAHTVVPLIMGTCRAMARCSFEPPYLISQIFPPAEKVEIEEVEGYESFCKKKKQANLYNPPLVPRRALVDFWVGQKGVARERRDAILPYEVVSTPIAFKPSTFILKVCGSSFSQIKLFTKRGDVPRRAHLKFTPVKIQAILTFADRLLSPEMLDYLDHCAWDLFETGALKQNPYKSFSEVLRLVVLSLMQELLCTYSVAEKEDWKTNSPLFYSLSKDMQKFAKHLFINGQKDIQLKAYDASEQEQRESGYTIANRFKINVQTIATCVEILVWAEYDDNGGDMLCTKLTEKISSPHGLKLALGHLPIFIVCLEGIGVLAQNFPVIVDSCIDALREFLGNPAHILQKLFQCMDEATAGDNPGTRVICMNAMRQVRETATLSVCNVLRVGMERDQECVQAYLASASNKLYQAEIGGGQGTLIALNTILSLGMISVELAGTPKTEKSVLQFFQQRFCKPPSALDTLIVDQMGHMLVAKVDRSVRDEIMKMLTMITLVANSVQAKQQTGEFHGYKHVALPVIKVFIKVASGIDGAEDQLEMLSTLLELFVQIGIDGCRYCENQASFKESGVAGNMGILLPVIATLVRRMEPITGAKPRLHKLFWDFWLYASLMGFTVMSGVWPLEWYYGAADIALKSPVLICKEHLRPVLHFTTNTRMETAAIVDLSDVKFQLLKELRGGTDISTVLYRLNFQQTTYLLSVHDLETLRIQNSIYTKTPYHIMMQYMECPLLQKDKTGMFTCILAVADKVFDIFLDVMMEKPKQEDRETELEDAFVFLLVKFVDPEKAIRRVADKFISGFIDRFPHLLWSRKVLWAMLDILQALALSLELDPNETGQEVIVPYTPYSITLTDTMDGRETIVRDLAAHCQGIVQEAVKWAPIATRSHLQEYMVTNSEMVEALTQHTGVGLAIESIMLFAGLNIISSPHSLSLLDRWPACVKKDYSEFICSMEIRCRYAGEVAGLLMSSRNTEYTRRELAAKLMNQLHSSWMTKQKKLHKKCIFRICALLVNTTGLDRKLLKALCWSPVEFFSEEPTRNAIYCWQWFLAAKPEEELRFLHEMSSAWLATVERELGLFSRDPVQTDPCAVGENSDLSPHNPYIAPHELWVNFLVEKMESAKFCSQAQIEIFTNLIYRSFSPIIGQPKFSCRHISVVGSRFNLLSSAISLLQSDALNNNLIRSILRERIYAAALDYFCGPQMYPTERGGKLRENILMMVKFWMALHNDKKYLRHCNFAKDMVSYQLKNASGSQSMPTAMGESITPIDLYTMPTTPSGWQQQLFNKASSESSTTSRATSTTTSKDFKDSPQVADSSYAKEYLRKRSLILALMSVEIEFLITWYNPMALGDKMIPGEDIISSWRSQHITERGWIDMAKTAWGLSPTLAVYLPSRFRSSDLLRSEVVQLVQRNPDEVCHLAEALQYMITPESVLDDSPDLSYMQAWAPVSPVKVLPYFSRMYSPHPITAQYAIRVLSACGPDVLIFYIPQLSQAVRYDTIGYIREFIISSANISQLLTHQFIWNMRTNMFRDEDGQEKDADLYVPFNSIIDTMVSNLSGKEKLFYESEFDFFTKITAISGVLRHFPKGPERKRACLCELSKIKVEQGAYLPSSPEAIILDIDYASGAPMQSAAKAPFRAKFKVRKVGIEKVQEIATSGYKDLSDSGMLFTADMRKDHWQAAIFKVGDDVRQDMLALQIISLFKNIFLIAGIDTYLFPYRVVATSPGCGVIECVPNTSSRDQLGRQTDIGMYEYFIQKYGDESTRGFQEARSNFVKSMAAYSVAMFLLQVKDRHNGNLLLDEDGHIIHIDFGFLFESSPGGNIGFEPDIKLTEEMVMIMGGKQEAEPFKWFTELCVRCFLAVRPYKDDVVSLVSLMLDTGLPCFRGQTIRLLKLRFAPTATEKEAAAFMIKIINDSYLNIRTKTYDMIQYYQNQIPY, encoded by the exons ATGACGGCCCTGGAGCGGGACCGAAATACCTTCAGGGCCAACCTGTTCGAACTTACGCGCTGCGTTGCCTTACTTCGACCGACGCCATGGGTCAAAGTGGCCAAG TTGATGGCATCCTGTCCCAAAGAGATGGCACGAGGGGTATTCCGTATCGACCAACGTGGCCAGGACGCCGTCATTGCCCTGGGTATTTACTTCATGGAGTCGGGCTTCCAGCACAAGGAACGGATCATGCCCTATTTCCTCAAGCTCATGCGCGGTTTGCTAAAAGCACATTTCCAG GAAGAGGTCAAGTACGAAGCCGAAGAGCGTATCCCAGTCCGAGAGCGGTTCTGCTTCCTCTTGATGACCATCTTTTCAGACTCGGCGTACCATTGTCCGGAAGCTTGCGAGGAAATTCTAAACAACCAGGTAGACTTCTTGGGGGCCCTGGTACGAATCTGCGTCAGCGCCAAGAGTACGGACTCCCCCTCGGCTGCCAACACTCTGAACGCGAAGATTGCGCACACGGTTGTGCCCCTCATCATGGGCACGTGTCGTGCCATGGCGCGATGCAGCTTCGAACCGCCTTATCTCATCTCCCAAATCTTCCCGCCAGCCGAGAAGGTCGAAATCGAGGAGGTCGAGGGCTACGAGAGTTTCtgcaagaaaaagaagcagGCTAATTTGTACAACCCTCCTCTCGTTCCCAGACGGGCACTGGTCGACTTCTGGGTGGGTCAGAAAGGAGTTGCCAGGGAACGTAGAGATGCTATCCTGCCGTACGAAGTGGTCTCGACACCGATAGCTTTCAAGCCTTCGACGTTCATCCTGAAGGTGTGCGGTTCCAGCTTTAGCCAGATTAAGCTGTTCACGAAGAGAGGGGACGTACCGAGGAGAGCGCACTTAAAGTTCACTCCCGTCAAAATCCAAGCCATTCTAACTTTTGCCGATAGATTGTTGTCTCCAGAGATGCTGGACTATCTGGATCACTGTGCGTGGGACCTGTTCGAGACTGGAGCCTTGAAACAGAATCCGTACAAGTCGTTCAGCGAGGTGCTACGGCTCGTGGTACTGTCGCTCATGCAAGAACTGCTGTGCACTTATTCCGTGGCGGAGAAAGAAGATTGGAAAACCAATTCCCCACTATTCTACAGTCTCTCTAAGGACATGCAAAAGTTTGCTAAGCACTTGTTCATCAACGGGCAGAAGGACATACAGCTCAAAGCGTACGACGCTAGCGAGCAGGAGCAACGGGAATCTGGCTACACGATCGCTAACCGTTTTAAAATCAACGTTCAGACCATAGCGACCTGCGTGGAGATCCTAGTGTGGGCGGAGTACGACGATAACGGCGGCGACATGCTCTGTACTAAATTGACGGAGAAGATTTCGAGCCCGCATGGCCTTAAGCTCGCTTTGGGACATCTGCCAATCTTCATCGTCTGCCTCGAAGGCATCGGGGTTTTGGCTCAGAACTTTCCAGTAATTGTAGACAGCTGCATTGACGCGTTGCGAGAGTTTCTCGGAAACCCGGCTCACATTTTGCAGAAGCTTTTCCAATGTATGGATGAGGCCACGGCTGGCGATAATCCTGGTACTAGAGTGATTTGCATGAATGCCATGCGTCAGGTACGGGAGACAGCTACTCTGAGTGTATGCAACGTGCTCAGAGTAGGTATGGAAAGAGATCAGGAATGTGTCCAGGCTTATTTGGCATCAGCATCGAACAAGTTATACCAGGCTGAGATCGGTGGCGGCCAAGGTACCCTCATTGCTCTGAACACGATCTTGTCATTGGGCATGATATCAGTTGAATTGGCTGGTACACCCAAGACCGAGAAATCAGTGCTGCAGTTCTTTCAGCAGCGTTTCTGTAAACCACCTTCAGCACTGGATACGCTTATAGTGGACCAAATGGGGCATATGCTTGTGGCAAAGGTGGACCGCTCCGTTCGAGATGAGATCATGAAGATGTTGACCATGATTACGCTGGTTGCAAACTCAGTGCAAGCGAAACAACAAACGGGAGAGTTTCATGGCTACAAGCACGTTGCTCTGCCGGTCATCAAGGTTTTCATCAAAGTCGCATCAGGCATCGATGGCGCTGAAGACCAACTGGAGATGCTGAGTACGTTACTGGAGCTTTTCGTTCAGATCGGCATTGACGGCTGCAGATATTGTGAAAATCAAGCCTCTTTTAAGGAGTCGGGCGTTGCTGGAAACATGGGCATTCTCCTACCGGTGATCGCGACCTTAGTACGACGAATGGAACCGATTACTGGTGCGAAACCAAGACTCCACAAACTCTTCTGGGACTTTTGGCTGTACGCTTCCCTCATGGGCTTCACCGTCATGTCTGGCGTATGGCCATTGGAATGGTATTATGGCGCCGCCGATATCGCCTTGAAGTCACCCGTCCTAATATGCAAAGAACACTTGAGGCCTGTCCTACACTTTACAACCAACACACGAATGGAAACTGCCGCTATAGTTGACCTCAGCGATGTCAAGTTTCAGCTTCTGAAGGAACTGAGAGGCGGCACCGACATCAGCACTGTTTTATATAGGCTCAACTTTCAGCAGACAACTTATCTGCTGTCTGTACACGACTTGGAGACTTTGCGAATCCAGAACTCTATTTATACGAAGACGCCGTACCATATCATGATGCAGTACATGGAATGTCCGCTGCTGCAGAAGGACAAGACTGGCATGTTTACGTGTATCCTGGCGGTCGCCGACAAAGTCTTCGATATTTTCCTCGACGTGATGATGGAAAAACCTAAACAGGAAGACAGAGAGACAGAACTGGAAGACGCCTTTGTCTTTCTTCTCGTCAAATTCGTGGACCCCGAGAAAGCCATACGGCGAGTCGCCGACAAATTCATATCGGGATTTATCGATCGGTTTCCGCATCTCCTGTGGAGCAGGAAGGTCCTGTGGGCAATGTTGGATATCCTCCAAGCTCTCGCTCTGTCCCTCGAGTTAGACCCGAACGAGACTGGGCAGGAAGTCATCGTACCTTACACACCCTACTCTATCACGCTGACGGACACAATGGACGGACGAGAGACGATCGTCCGCGACCTGGCGGCACACTGCCAAGGGATTGTACAGGAAGCAGTCAAGTGGGCCCCCATCGCTACGCGCTCGCACCTGCAGGAATACATGGTGACAAACTCAGAAATGGTGGAAGCGCTCACTCAACACACAGGAGTTGGTCTGGCAATCGAGAGTATCATGCTATTTGCTGGATTGAACATAATCTCGTCACCCCATTCCTTGTCCCTGTTGGACCGCTGGCCGGCTTGTGTCAAGAAGGACTACTCGGAGTTTATCTGTTCAATGGAAATACGTTGTCGGTACGCGGGTGAAGTAGCTGGGTTACTGATGAGCTCACGTAACACGGAGTACACGCGTAGGGAGCTGGCGGCGAAGTTAATGAACCAGCTTCATTCCAGCTGGATGACGAAGCAAAAGAAGCTTCACAAGAAGTGTATCTTCAGGATCTGCGCGCTGTTGGTGAACACGACTGGGCTGGATCGAAAGTTGCTCAAGGCTCTCTGCTGGTCGCCCGTCGAGTTCTTCTCCGAGGAACCGACACGGAACGCAATTTATTGCTGGCAGTGGTTCTTGGCAGCCAAGCCCGAGGAAGAATTGCGATTCTTGCACGAGATGTCCAGTGCCTGGCTGGCGACCGTCGAACGAGAGCTAGGCCTTTTCTCCAGAGACCCGGTGCAGACTGATCCGTGCGCTGTCGGCGAGAACAGCGACTTGAGTCCGCACAATCCCTACATTGCGCCACACGAGCTGTGGGTCAACTTTCTCGTCGAGAAGATGGAATCCGCAAAGTTCTGCAGCCAGGCACAGATCGAGATCTTCACCAATCTTATATACCGATCCTTTTCGCCTATTATTGGTCAGCCCAAGTTCAGCTGTCGCCATATCTCCGTGGTGGGCTCGCGGTTTAACCTGttgagcagcgccatctcacttCTTCAAAGTGATGCCCTCAATAATAATCTCATTCGTAGTATTCTTCGGGAAAGGATCTACGCTGCTGCTTTGGATTATTTCTGTGGACCTCAAATGTACCCAACCGAGAGGGGTGGAAAGCTGCGAGAGAATATCCTCATGATGGTCAAGTTCTGGATGGCACTTCACAATGATAAGAAATATCTGCGTCACTGTAACTTTGCCAAAGATATGGTCTCGTACCAGTTGAAGAACGCGTCAGGTTCACAGTCAATGCCGACTGCGATGGGAGAGAGTATAACCCCGATCGATTTGTACACGATGCCGACGACGCCTTCTGGTTGGCAACAGCAGCTTTTCAACAAAGCGTCAAGCGAGAGTTCGACGACTTCTAGAGCAACATCCACAACCACCTCCAAAGACTTCAAG GACAGCCCACAGGTTGCAGATTCGTCTTACGCGAAGGAATACCTAAGAAAACGGTCCCTCATCCTGGCACTCATGTCCGTAGAAATCGAATTCCTAATCACGTGGTACAACCCGATGGCGTTGGGCGACAAAATGATTCCCGGGGAAGACATTATCAGTTCGTGGAGAAGCCAGCACATAACGGAGCGGGGATGGATAGACATGGCCAAGACAGCGTGGGGACTCTCACCTACATTGGCGGTGTACCTACCAAGCAGGTTCAGGTCGTCTGACCTTCTCCGCAGCGAAGTCGTTCAACTGGTGCAGCGTAATCCAGACGAGGTGTGCCACCTGGCCGAAGCGTTGCAGTACATGATCACTCCGGAAAGCGTACTCGACGACTCGCCGGACCTGTCTTACATGCAGGCCTGGGCCCCCGTGTCTCCCGTCAAGGTCTTGCCGTATTTCTCGCGCATGTACTCTCCCCACCCAATCACAGCCCAGTACGCCATCCGGGTCCTTTCGGCATGCGGTCCGGACGTGCTCATCTTTTACATTCCTCAACTGTCCCAAGCGGTCCGTTACGACACCATTGGATACATCCGCGAATTCATCATATCGTCTGCGAACATCAGCCAGCTGTTGACGCACCAGTTCATTTGGAACATGCGCACCAACATGTTCCGGGATGAAGACGGTCAGGAAAAAGACGCTGACTTGTACGTCCCCTTCAACAGCATCATCGACACCATGGTCAGTAATTTGAGCGGGAAAGAAAAGTTATTCTACGAATCCGAATTCGACTTCTTCACGAAAATAACCGCCATATCCGGCGTGCTGAGACATTTCCCGAAAGGTCCGGAACGCAAACGCGCCTGTCTCTGCGAGCTCTCCAAAATCAAGGTCGAGCAGGGTGCCTACTTACCTTCGAGTCCGGAAGCCATCATCCTAGACATCGACTATGCTTCTGGCGCCCCCATGCAGAGCGCCGCTAAAGCTCCATTCCGAGCGAAGTTTAAGGTGCGCAAAGTGGGGATCGAGAAGGTACAAGAGATCGCCACGAGCGGGTACAAGGACCTGAGCGATTCTGGCATGTTGTTCACGGCAGACATGCGGAAGGATCACTGGCAGGCCGCGATCTTCAAGGTGGGTGACGACGTCAGGCAGGACATGCTGGCGTTGCAGATCATCTCGCTCTTCAAGAACATCTTCCTCATCGCTGGCATCGATACGTATTTGTTTCCGTACCGCGTGGTGGCAACCTCGCCGGGCTGCGGCGTCATCGAGTGTGTACCGAACACGTCGTCCAGGGACCAGCTGGGACGCCAGACGGACATTGGGATGTACGAGTACTTTATACAGAAGTATGGCGATGAGTCAACGCGAGGATTTCAAGAAGCAAGAAGCAATTTTGTCAAAAGCATGGCAGCTTACAGCGTCGCCATGTTCCTGTTACAG GTCAAGGACAGGCACAACGGGAATCTTCTCCTGGACGAAGACGGTCACATCATCCACATCGATTTCGGCTTCCTCTTCGAAAGTTCTCCAGGTGGAAATATTGGCTTCGAGCCGGACATAAAGTTGACCGAAGAAATGGTCATGATCATGGGAGGCAAGCAAGAGGCCGAACCTTTCAAGTGGTTCACGGAACTGTGCGTCCGTTGCTTCCTGGCAGTTCGTCCCTACAAGGATGACGTCGTCTCTCTCGTGTCCCTCATGCTGGACACGGGACTGCCCTGTTTCCGAGGCCAGACGATTCGGCTGCTCAAGCTCAGGTTTGCGCCCACGGCCACAGAGAAAGAGGCGGCAGCTTTTATGATAAAGATTATCAACGATTCTTATCTGAACATTCGTACGAAGACTTACGATATGATTCAGTACTATCAGAACCAGATACCTTACTGA